The Periplaneta americana isolate PAMFEO1 chromosome 2, P.americana_PAMFEO1_priV1, whole genome shotgun sequence genome has a window encoding:
- the LOC138695076 gene encoding F-box/LRR-repeat protein 2-like isoform X14, whose translation MIELLPTEVIQEIFSYLDTNDLTLSVQHVNSRWKALYRDKKLWKDRVFEPDDRMLDEDIVHALKNMPYLRAYVSTGATNTELIINALCTYCDDIDCLDFDGSCILEYSLLVKFTNSFSNIQKLTIPYLEEDNPLQFSQLIGSLQNLTHLGFTTRFSFVPDGVLKPIADGCPSLSHLDLWDNRFKDEDIKYFLTKKQTQLLSFRVECYISLETFKCILQCKNLKNLQYTGIGYCPDETSNNIKLLENLKNLKTLMLWYLTETQFRVVPCFLEAGCLANVTKLGFIAYDLYDLSSVVRNCPQLIDLSVNGATPVLEEGFKHIGNCKNLRSLSFPRCSNVTSKCLEYVAAGCPNLRKLDLSNCCSLNDSLLPSVLKCKNLRVLDISHSGFRGTNFHLIPSHLVQLRELVIYECQVRNRVWDRLLKQMPHLKLTGKFVDSDHEYTFDDNDDDDDDDDFDDYDDSDYDDEDFDDDD comes from the coding sequence ATGATTGAATTGTTACCAACTGAAGTGATCCAGGAGATATTCTCGTATTTGGATACGAATGATTTGACTCTGTCTGTGCAACATGTGAATTCTCGATGGAAGGCGCTGTATAGAGATAAGAAGCTTTGGAAGGACAGAGTGTTTGAACCCGATGACAGAATGCTGGACGAAGACATTGTCCATGCCTTGAAAAACATGCCATATCTAAGGGCTTACGTGTCGACTGGAGCAACAAACACGGAATTGATTATTAATGCATTATGCACATACTGTGATGATATTGACTGTCTAGATTTCGATGGAAGCTGCATACTGGAGTATTCTCTGTTGGTAAAATTCACGAACTCCTTTTCTAATATACAGAAATTAACAATTCCGTATCTTGAAGAAGACAATCCACTACAGTTTTCTCAATTAATAGGTAGTCTTCAGAATCTAACACATTTAGGTTTCACTACCAGATTTTCATTTGTACCAGATGGAGTACTGAAACCAATTGCTGATGGATGTCCTTCATTGTCGCACTTGGATTTATGGGATAACAGATTTAAGGACGAAGATATTAAGTATtttctaacaaagaaacaaacacaaCTGTTATCTTTTCGTGTCGAGTGTTACATATCTTTAGAAACATTCAAATGTATTTTACAGTGTAAGAACCTGAAAAACTTACAGTACACTGGTATTGGCTATTGTCCAGATGAAACTTCGAATAACATTAAGCTCTTGGAGAATTTGAAGAATTTGAAGACACTAATGTTGTGGTATCTCACTGAAACACAATTCAGAGTAGTTCCTTGTTTTCTTGAAGCAGGTTGCTTAGCCAATGTCACCAAGCTGGGATTTATAGCATATGATTTGTATGACTTGAGCTCTGTGGTGAGGAATTGTCCTCAACTGATTGACCTCTCTGTAAATGGCGCAACGCCTGTGTTAGAAGAAGGATTTAAACACATTGGTAACTGCAAGAACCTGAGATCTCTGAGCTTTCCACGCTGTTCAAATGTGACATCAAAGTGTTTAGAATATGTAGCTGCTGGTTGCCCTAACTTAAGGAAACTTGATTTATCGAACTGTTGTAGCTTGAACGATTCTCTACTTCCAAGTGTGCTTAAGTGCAAAAACTTGAGAGTTTTAGATATAAGTCACTCTGGTTTCAGAGGCACTAATTTTCATTTGATTCCATCACATCTTGTTCAGTTGAGAGAACTCGTGATATATGAGTGTCAGGTGAGAAATAGAGTGTGGGACAGACTGTTAAAACAAATGCCACATTtgaaattaacaggaaaatttGTTGACAGTGATCATGAATATActtttgatgataatgatgatgatgatgatgatgatgattttgatgattatgatgatagtgattatgatgatgaagattttgatgatgatgactag
- the LOC138695076 gene encoding F-box/LRR-repeat protein 20-like isoform X15 encodes MIELLPNEVMLKIFSYLDTKDLVLSVQHVNYRWQELSRDRTLWKDRVFEPRMRDKDNVRALKNMPCLRACVSTRGNNAKPIINSLCKYCDDIEYLSLDGYDRLEYPLLVKLTNFFPNIQKLTIPFLKEDNPLQFSQLIGSLQNLTHLGFSDRYVRVQDDVLKPIADGCPSLQHMNLGENMFKGEDVMYFLMKKLTQLLSFRAKCDMTLAIYFCILQCKKLEHLDCTGSGCSSDMTSNDIKLLRNLKNLKTLMLWHLSETQFRAIPSLLEAGSLSNITKLGIVQHDLSCVVRNCPQLLELSVNGTKDVLEEGFKYIGNCKNLRYLSFSFCSNVTAKCLDYVAAGCPNLRHLDLSWTFHLDDSLFLSVLKCKNVRVLDISHSGLKGNWRSSKCYLIPLRLVHLNELIVFGCVVDGKVLDTLLLAMPHLKLPGYVVSDDDYDDGDGVDDDDD; translated from the coding sequence ATGATTGAACTGTTACCAAATGAAGTGATGCTGAAGATATTCTCATATTTGGATACAAAAGATTTGGTCCTGTCTGTGCAACATGTGAATTATCGATGGCAGGAGCTGTCTAGAGATAGGACGCTTTGGAAAGACAGAGTGTTTGAACCCAGAATGCGAGACAAAGACAATGTGCGTGCCTTGAAAAACATGCCATGTCTAAGAGCTTGTGTGTCAACTAGAGGAAATAACGCAAAACCGATCATTAACTCATTATGCAAATACTGTGatgatattgaatatttaagtttggATGGGTATGATAGACTGGAGTATCCTCTGTTGGTAAAATTGACAAACTTCTTTCCTAATATACAGAAATTAACAATTCCGTTCCTGAAAGAAGACAATCCACTACAGTTTTCCCAACTAATAGGCAGTCTTCAGAATCTAACTCATTTAGGTTTCAGTGACCGATATGTAAGAGTACAAGATGACGTACTGAAACCAATTGCTGATGGATGCCCTTCTTTGCAACACATGAATTTAGGAGAGAATATGTTCAAGGGCGAAGATGTTATGTATTTCCTAATGAAGAAACTAACACAGTTGTTATCTTTTCGTGCCAAGTGTGACATGACATTAGCAATATACTTCTGTATTTTACAGTGTAAGAAGCTGGAACACTTGGATTGTACTGGTTCTGGCTGTTCCTCAGATATGACTTCCAATGACATTAAACTcttaagaaatttgaagaatttgAAGACTTTGATGCTGTGGCATCTCTCTGAAACACAGTTTAGAGCAATTCCTAGTTTACTTGAAGCAGGTTCTTTGTCTAATATAACCAAGCTAGGTATTGTACAACATGACTTGAGCTGTGTGGTGAGAAATTGTCCTCAGCTCCTTGAGCTTTCTGTAAATGGCACGAAGGATGTGTTAGAAGAAGGATTTAAATACATTGGTAACTGCAAGAATCTGAGATATCTGAGCTTTTCATTTTGTTCAAATGTGACAGCAAAGTGTTTAGATTATGTAGCAGCAGGTTGCCCTAACTTAAGACATCTTGATTTGTCTTGGACATTTCACTTGGACGATTCTCTATTTCTAAGTGTGCTCAAGTGCAAAAACGTACGAGTGTTAGATATAAGTCACTCTGGTTTGAAAGGCAATTGGAGGAGCTCTAAATGTTATTTGATTCCGTTACGTCTTGTTCACTTGAATGAACTCATTGTATTTGGATGTGTAGTGGACGGTAAAGTGCTGGACACACTGTTACTAGCAATGCCGCACTTGAAATTACCAGGATATGTTGtcagtgatgatgattatgatgacggtgatggtgttgatgatgatgatgattaa